Below is a window of Humulus lupulus chromosome 9, drHumLupu1.1, whole genome shotgun sequence DNA.
ttttcatcattttttatttcaaattattttatctcattatttattacaaacttttaaaatatttttctctttgtaaatatatttgttaatattttatttaagtttaaaaaaaaataaaactagaaaattatttttagaaaacattaaccaaacacctcttgtctCATTTCTAAGAACACACAACTTTAAAAACAAAAAGCAGAAAACAATGCACCTAAGTTTTACACCTGTAAAAACAAATCCCATTTCGAATAGATAGATCCGAAATACCCCTCAAAAGAAAATTCGAAAACGACTACACAATAATAATGAAAACATTCAACTTTGTAATTGATaaataaacaacaacaaaaaaaacaaattaataattttcTCTCACTAACTGAAACAAATGAAGAACTGAAAAAGATGTTTTAGTTGATTATAGTTCTCTCACTATAACCAAACAAATTAATTAGCACAGCACTCATGTTCTTCCTACGTTAAATAGAGTAAAAACTCACATGTGAATTATAGCAAAATGTAATGAGATATAGAAGAGTGAGTATAGAGCATCAAAGTTCTACTCTGCTGATCCCATTAAAACCAAGCACATAAAACACTGTCTCTCAACCCTCTATTGATCATTCTTTTCTACATTTTCTCAAGTTAAGGGTACGTTTATGGTAttgtaatataataaatattgttttatagcatatttttatatatatagtaatatGTTTGGTATTGAATTtaactaaaatattatatatttaaatgtaaATACTAGCCAATACCATAGATAGTACTGTGTATATACAATATTTTATGACTACCTGGTTTTAAAAGATGACCATTTTATATACTGGCCAATACCATAGATTATAACTCATTTTGATGATGAAAGAAATAGTGAAATTACTGTCTCATACAATATACTCTAAAATAAActgaaaattaaaaaatgaattTAAAATGTAAACAAAGAGAATCAATCTAACAAACACTGAACAAGCTCATCTCTAGCCTAGCCTAGCCTAGCCTAGCCTAACAAATCCAAAAGATGAGATGATGAATAAAATCAATTTCAGTAACAGAACTAAAAGAACTAAAAACCCCAAATCCAAACCCACTAGATATAGATAATAATGTCATTCAAAAGCCCACTGGTTCTCCTTGCGAATCTGTTCCTCTTCTTCGGGAGTGAAATCATTCTTGATGTTGAAAGTGTTCCTGATCTGCTCTGGGGTCTTTCCTTTGATCATATCAGCCACAGTCTGGCATGTCAAGTCAAGCAAATCCTTGATGTTGAGGTAGTTTGCAGACTGATCAAAACACCACAAAACATAATTAACCATAAAAATATCATCACTACTTATTAATTTCACTCTCAAAAAACACCAAACCAAAGTAGGTAATTATGTTTAATTTCGAGAAAGAAAAGCAAGCGTACCATGATAAGGTCAAAGAGCGTGGCCTGGTCGACATTGACAAACTCAGCATCCCAAGACTTGAGATCCTTGGCGGCGACGCCCTCATCAACGTGCTTCCTACAGTACTCGATCACCATAGCAAGATTTTTGCTTGTGACGTTAGGCAGAGGGATGCTAGTGTCTGCGCAACCGTCCTCAATCATATGCTTGATCGTCTTGGACTGCTGCGCAACCACCTCTTCCACCTCAAACGACTCACCGTCTGAGCTCGTGAGGATGATCTTCTTCGAGGATgacgacgacgacgacgacgacgacgacATGGCTAAGAGAAGAAGACAACGACCAAGGTCAAGGGAAGCCAAGCCAAGCCGAGAGAGGGTTTCAACCAAATCAGAAGATACTGATGACTCTGAAGTAACAAGCCTATGCCTAAGCCTTATTTATAGGATTGTTCGTCTCCTAGTTTCTTCTACGTACACGTGgcgttttaaattaaaattaaaatttcaaaaaagatatttttttaaaaaaaaaaatagatagatATATTTTACATTCCCATCGATCGAAGTGTGTTTTGTATATTTTGCCACAAATACAATCTTGTTGGTGCtgcttttaattatttaaattgatagtAAATTTCGTCTATGTATAAATACTAGGTAGATGCATTATTATGCATTGAGATTTTGTAtatcttaaaatttaaatttgtaaacattatttataattttaatacaatttagttaaatatttttttaaaaaaaatattaatatatcttttgataaatttgatgaagaaaaagaattacaaataaaaaataatctatcacacaaatttataatataaaaaaataatatgtatggatttattatttttaaataaatatgatttaattatttaaattatcataaaatatcttaaaatatactattttaattagttaattaattcatttttgtttaagtttatgattgttttagttttttaatttgacactaataacaagagattatatgttatatgttttaatataatattaatattatatatagattttaaatttaagtttgttgctagttttttttttaaaaaaaaaaattatttctagttgatagtagattattatgttatatatataatatgatattattctaatatgtaaagtttaagtttaattaaatttcatttaagttataaaacatataatttattatttttaaataattgtcattgtaaaatatctaaaaaatatcatattttaatttgtttgattatttatttatttaatttaattttagtttaaatCATGTTTGCAATCtacttttaaatataataatattctgttatatataaaaatattctattaaagttcacgaaaaaaaataaaaaactgataaaaccaaaaaatttatttatctaCACACCATTGCCAAGAAGTATACAAAATAAGATTAGGTACTATAAGTAAGTTGATGTTTTTGTTACTGTTTTAGTATATTGATTCATCTAAACAAATACTTTGTTTAGACATGGATTAGCTTTATTTATTGCCTTATAATATAAACCTATAATTATTGTTTCTAATAATATAAGTACTCTTATGATACAATTATTATTTACTTCACCTTTCCAATTTATGTTATAGTTCTATTAAATCTTACTTAATCTTTAGAAATTGCGAGCATttggttttttattatttatttatcaaagaATTACatcaataaatataaaattatatcttatttaaaatttgaacttTTCGGATTTTACAACTAATAACAACTAATGGATTGGATTCTATAATTGACACTTTAAAACTTGAACATCGATTTATCGATTGATTTGGTTCACGTTTTTTTAGTAACAATTATCCagattaattctaatttttttctatgaataaatgtATATTCTACATTTTAATGTTATTTTAATGTTTTCAAGTGTTTTGTTTCTCCCAAAAGtggttaattttataataattttttaatctgCTAGAAACGCAGATTGAGAATTTCTCGACTacctatttatttaaaaataaaataaacaaaaacaaattatttaaaattaatatacattattattaattactccaaatattaaatattattaaaataaaacacaaaatctttaaaaaaaattattaatatactATAAAAtcgcataaaaaaaatatgtaaaataaataaatttgaatgAAACAGAGAATCCCGCTCCTACTACCAGCGGAGCCCGTCCTTGTGGAGAAAATTTCCATCATGCATGTATAATATTGATGAATAAGGCTAATAACTGCtatttctaattttaattaaatttatggtCGTTGTGTTTTGATTTCTTCCGCATTTTATTATTCTACTATTATATTTTCGATCTCCACCTGGGAATTAAAATTTTAGTCTAGTTCTTCTATAGCTCATATTTTATTTTCCACATATTTTTCTCAATTGATGTATTGTTGCATCTCTCATTTTCTAACATAAAAATACACTTTCACTTGCAgtcctgttttttttttttttttgataggGCAATCTTGCTTTGAATAACAGGCAAACCCATCTCTATCAGTCCAAAAAAATAGTCAAACCCATCTATGCGTTTGACTATTCAAAAATATAATAGTAAAAAATAGACACAAAAAAATAGTCCAAAAATGGTCAGCATATATGCGTTATAGGTACCAACTCGTTATTTTGTGTTGTAATTTAGGAGAAGTTAAATAAAAGTGGTAAGTCTATTAGAGAAAACACTCTTTTGCTTTGATTTATTTGTGTAAAATGTATTTGATACATTACAATTACATAAAGAGGTCTGCCAACTTATATAGGGAAATTTCATATTCTGTGCATCATAAAACgtgctaattaaaaaatatattaggcataataaatatttaaaaataatgtcattttttgaCACTCTACTCAAAATACCATTGTCATTTTTCTCTCGCTTCTCtattttctcttctctcttccctttcTTTCTCTCCGTTCattctctctcacctcacaacaTCACCATCCACAGCAACGACGTCACCTCAACACCAAAAAAACTTCGATAACTTCGGTCACCTCGTAGAGATAAACACAATATACCCAAAGAAACATATATTTTGATGATTCTTTGAGTAGAAATTTATGGGTAATTAATTGTTTCTCAAATATAATGATGTTTATTTCACTTAAGACACTAAATACtacatttcgaatagatctggaCATGAGTTTTTGGTTGTATTGtgattttttttcagatctgaaactctgaaatctgcagaaaatcgacattGCTTGATGGTGCTCGATGTCAGCTCTatgggaccttcaaaatcatgatttttcatgaaaaaacgactttgctcgatggtggttcgatggtgttctatgcaattcttgcaagagacataatttttcactcgagtgtccgttttttgtgatttttttttatttttggtatttttttcaagatctatacGTTTGTCATgctaatatgcacatttgtgaagtgtaacacttgaaaaaaaaaaatacaaaaatgcaaacatacctcatgtttaagacatttttttggtatgttttcaagttttaaaaattccaaatgtgcatatgagcatgtcaaacgtgtagatcttgaaaaaatactcaaaataaaaaaaaaccaccCAAAcacagacacccgagtgaaaaattatgtatcttgcaagaatcgcattgagcaccatcgagcatcatcgaaccaccatcgagcaaagtcattttttcatgaacaatcttgattttgaaggccccatcgagctggcatcgagcactatcgagcaaccattcgttggggccttcaagatcaagattttcatgaaaaaattactttgctcgatagtggttcgattatGGCTCGATGGTGCACGATGATGCTCGATGCGATTCTTACAAGATACATAATATTTCACTCGGGTgcccatttggggtgatttttttatattgggtatttttttcaagatctacatgtttgacaTGCTAATATGAACATTagggaagtttaaaacttgaaaacataccaaaagatgtcttaaacatgaggtatgcttgcacttttgtattttttttacaagtgttacacttcacaaatgtgcgtATGAACATgtcaaatgtgtagatcttgaaaaaatacccaaaataaaaaaaaatcaccccaaatggacaccccagtgaaaaattatgtctcttgcaagaattgcatcgagcaaccatcgagtaaagtcattttttcatgaaaaattatGATTTTGAAAGCCCCATCAAGTTGGCATCTAACCACTATCGAGCAAGGTCGATTTTCTACaaatttcagatctgaaaaaaaaatcacaaaaaaaacccaaaaaatcatACCCAGATTTGTTCTAGATACAATATTTAGTATAGTAGTGGTGTTGGTGGTgtcgtgaggtgagagagagtgaactaagagagagaaaggaggaagagagaagagagaaatgagaagtgaaaagtgAGAGAGGAAATAATAAGAATATTTTGGATAAAGTgccaaaaaataatattattttgaaatatttaatATATGTAGCATTTTCTTTAAATAGTAGCATTTATCAAGCACAAATTTTCCCATATATTAGCACCTTACGAACAAAGGGTAGACTAGGAACAATGAGAAAAACAATCTAGCTGACTCATAACAAGTAATAATTAGT
It encodes the following:
- the LOC133799343 gene encoding SKP1-like protein 1A, encoding MAETKIKVLGGWRWPEMLTWMQPIDMVKSAEMENYGRHRLVTSESSVSSDLVETLSRLGLASLDLGRCLLLLAMSSSSSSSSSSSKKIILTSSDGESFEVEEVVAQQSKTIKHMIEDGCADTSIPLPNVTSKNLAMVIEYCRKHVDEGVAAKDLKSWDAEFVNVDQATLFDLIMSANYLNIKDLLDLTCQTVADMIKGKTPEQIRNTFNIKNDFTPEEEEQIRKENQWAFE